The Montipora capricornis isolate CH-2021 chromosome 1, ASM3666992v2, whole genome shotgun sequence genome contains a region encoding:
- the LOC138055824 gene encoding uncharacterized protein, which yields MPAPYSLDLRWRIIELHFVENKTKRSIARHLRISMSTVHRILQRLAEYGHVRPARIGRPDIAALLTRAQLLVLMEHVLNNPTSYLKEMEQYLIDSTGSSSNLVGLHRILRHNGYSYKRVKKIALRKNLELRREYQETIAVFRPEEFVFLDECFFDRGVTRNYGYNVRGQIATGRYVNPRSPRVTSISAVSYDGLIAAHMTRKTLNGRRFKRFLRNEIAPQLQPYNGVNDRSVVVMDNHAAHHVAGVEEIVEATGALLLYLPPYCPELNPIEGVFSIVKGWLRANDLMFLITPDPQEMILRGFFHVTRSDVQSLYTHCGYS from the exons ATGCCTGCTCCATATAGCTTGGATCTTCGCTGGCGTATCATAGAGCTGCACTTTGTAGAGAACAAAACTAAGAGGTCTATAGCGCGCCATTTAAGGATATCAATGTCTACAGTGCACCGTATACTACAAAGATTGGCAGAATATGGTCACGTACGCCCGGCAAGAATAGGAAGGCCAGACATTGCAGCGTTGTTAACAAGAGCGCAGCTTCTTGTGCTCATGGAACACGTATTGAACAATCCCACAAGTTATTTGAAGGAAATGGAGCAATATTTAATTGATTCAACCGGGAGCTCTTCAAACTTAGTCGGTCTTCATCGTATTTTGAGGCACAATGGCTACTCATACAAACGG GTGAAGAAAATAGCCCTTCGAAAAAATTTAGAGCTCAGACGGGAGTATCAAGAGACTATTGCTGTCTTTCGTCCAGAGGAGTTTGTGTTTTTGGATGAGTGCTTTTTT GATCGTGGAGTAACCAGAAATTATGGTTATAACGTGAGAGGACAGATTGCTACGGGTCGGTATGTAAATCCTCGTTCTCCAAGAGTTACATCTATATCAGCTGTCAGTTATGATGGCCTTATAGCGGCACACATGACAAGGAAAACGCTGAATGGCAGAAGGTTTAAACGCTTCCTGAGGAATGAGATCGCACCCCAGCTTCAGCCGTATAACGGAGTCAATGACCGATCTGTTGTTGTTATGG ATAACCATGCAGCCCATCACGTCGCAGGTGTAGAGGAGATTGTAGAGGCTACTGGGGCACTTCTTTTATATCTCCCACCTTATTGTCCCGAATTAAATCCAATCGAAGGAGTATTTTCTATAGTAAAAGGATGGCTTCGAGCAAACGATTTGATGTTTCTTATCACGCCAGACCCACAAGAAATGATATTGAGGGGATTCTTTCACGTCACTAGAAGTGATGTGCAATCACTTTATACACACTGTGGTTATTCGTAA